Sequence from the Plasmodium relictum strain SGS1 genome assembly, chromosome: 6 genome:
agtaaCTTGGTTCGTTAATTAAATATGCAAATAATTTAGCCTCagtttattattgttatatataaaactaaaatttattaattttttgttttatgtattttttttttttttttttattataatataaattatgtaaaatgaataaacatatttatatatatttacaacaTTTTAAGATTATAACTGGACTGtcttatatttatgtataaagCATAAAAAAgtggaaataaaaataaaaatacatataaaaagttagttacaagaattaaaaaaaaaaaaaaagaattattaaagTTCTTTTTTGTATagtttaatatattttgtcacttgtataaattttttgttacaaaatatataatcattattttttattaattattctatttttctataattcaaataaaaatataattttttcttttataattaatagtTAAAtatggaattttttttaaattctatatttaaattaaaataaagtggaaaataatataaatttttatctaatattttgttattttagtTTGTAtgcatataataataaaatttatggTATTTACACATTATCAATATATCAGttgaaattatttatatataaagaatatatctttgtatatttttaattatcacttatattttttttttttatatagtctttaattaaaaattattttttttaagaaatataagCATATAttgtttaatatatattaaattttaattttctttttttctgttGAATACAGAAAAAATCTATagagaaataaaattgaatGTAATTAAATACAATGTAAAATAGTTATATGCCATAAAGTccctatttattttttatttcattttatatatataatacaattccaaattaaaaatatgatatatgaaaaagatCTTATAATGTtgtaaattaattttaaaagatgaaaattgtttattaaattaaaatttatgtttttttatttaactaGATGAACAAAAAAGTTAATTTGtgatatttatttatgtattattgcCACAATCTACTCTTTAAAGCTTGATTTCTTCaatttcaataaaataaataatattaaaaggaATAATAGTAAATATACTAAACAATGAAAGCTATTATTAGTATttgtaaatttattattataaattattattttttattgttatttttatattcacatttggtttttcatttttattatctttatatttttatattttttttttttttgtgttatAGAATTAAAgacaaaattatattttgttatattaaaaataaaagttcaaaataaaaagtaaaaagtgaaatttaatacctattttttttcgtttttgCGTGAATATTCAACGAACACATATATGTATACATATTTTCCTGATGTATACTATTAAGAATGCTTTTCTatcttaaaataaaaaaatattataaatataaccTTCCATAAAGAGTAGGTGCATTTGTCAATCTTGCACTTCTTATGTTTTGTCTATTTATATTGagaatatcaaaaaaaaaaaataatgtttttttattacaaaatTATTCATGTTGTGCTCAATTTTTCCTATTTACTTATAAAATGTTAAAGTTTTCTTATAAGAatcataaagaaaaaataaataagcttattaatttaacagctattctaaaattttaatttcattttaattagaaaaaagcattttcattttttttgagAGTTCATACAAAAGTATTtttaacttaatttttttttaaagaatttttcaaaaattactTTCGATATTTATAGAATTATTTTCTCTAAAGAAcatcaaataataataacaaaatagttatcaaaattaaaaaaatgagtTAAAATGTagtatcattaaaaaaaaaaaatgtataatataattatgtatgtatatacaatatttaaaagaaataatatacatattCTATATATTATTCTGAAGcatattatagaaaaaatgttATAGTCCATTTATTACAATATATAAATTCACTAATTAGGCATACAGTAATGAAGTATATAAAATGGAAATATTCatgatatatatacatataaaaataaaaataaataattatcattattttctgtgtgcatatatataataacatattttttaaccAATGTTGTAAAATATGTAATGGTGGCAAAAATAAAcctatttctttattattttatataaaaagttttttttttaataataaaatatattttgtatagaatatataatgaataataatttttcattaatactGTAATAAATAGAAGATTTTTccttataatttattatatgtttACTATTccaaatttcttttaaaaatttctataaaaataaataatttatctttttaatattattttaatatatgtttttcttttttaaattatatatgagtgttattatttatataaacataatgcacatatatatgtataaatgaatttgagtaattttacttttatatataatttcctTTAAATactacatatatttatacaaatATGTATgtgaataataaaatttggtATAATCtaaaaagcaaaaataaaaaataattcaaattataggtaaaaagtaaaacaaaaaaaaaaaaaaaaaaaatacatgatATATAATGACTAATAATAAAAGctatacaaaaaaatgataaaatagagaatatatttttatcagtAATAGATCTTCAATAAAAATTAGATAGAAATTTGATAATTATTAatgatataataataatatatttaaaaaaattaaataagacATAAGTAATTGATAGTAAAATTTACTATAGACTTAAaacataaatgaaaataataaaaagaaaataaaaagatgaaatatatttatatttatattagaataattttttctttgtagaaatatttttttacaacttttaaaaaagagaatatcATTACttcttctattattttttcttatttattgttgaaattttttttttgaaaatattaaatagaTTTCATgaattgtttttaaaaaattctagGAGATTcagtataaaaatatagaaaaaaaaatatattttatttatatagttagtattatatatatgtgtgcacatgttttattttttctctctAGAtctgttattattttttcttagtTCATTTTTAAGAAtgataatatttcttttttttcatatttttagttataaatatttttctataatttcAAGTCGttattaacatatatattttcaactAGAAAGAGCAATTTATtgcaaacaaaaaaaataaagtttagTAATATacattacaaaaaaataaatagaattaTGGATTCATTAAACAACAGCCTTCATGTATATGTGTGCACATGCGTAATTTccttatatttatattatttttttatgatttacttttaataaggagaatattatttattctgTTGTTTTTCTATCTTTCATttagaaattttttcttaatatttaGGATCTGtttgttattttatattttcaccATAAGTTtattgcaaaaaaaaaaaatgttaatgctatatattttataaaaagaaaaatatattctacATGTGCCTAATAGgaagaattatatatttatatatatatatatatatatatatatatatacacattttaaacaaaattatttaatatattttatattttaaaaaagaacatTATAGTAAAGGAAAATTTGTTATTTCGTTTTATTATTGTATAAATAGGAATTATAAGTATATttgatttttaatttcaaaaatagATAGAATAAGGAAACATATCGTAAAGGTAGAAAtaacataatttaaaaaaaaagattgtTAATagttttatgttattttaaatttttttataaatttaaaaaataacaaattaccttaaaattcaaaatttttttaatttaaaggtaaatttaaaaaaaaaatgcattttAAATGTGTCTCTGATTATGAAtatgatgataaaaataaacaggATGTACATATCTCTTTAGATTACGACTTTCCAAATAAGACGATGAAAGTTTCACCAAGAAgtataattgaaaaaaaaataaaaaattatgttcaTTTAGGATATACGACAGATGAAAGCCTTAACAATGCTTCCGACATTAGCagtgatgaaaaaaatagaacaAATAATTATTCCGATAAAAATTCAGATTTAGAAAAGCAtttgtttcttttaaataaattagtaaaagaagaagaagaatttttcattaatatggagtattattttattttctctaaGTTTAATACATCTTATGGAAAATActtaaaatttgaaaaaaaaaaagaaatgcttaaatatatgaataattttatatttaaaagacTTAGAGGAATAGAGAAAAGTAGTTTATTTGAGTGTTTTATAGATGGTTTATTAAAGATTtctttatttgaaaataatacttttgtacttaaaatttacaataaaaaagaaaaagaatcaaattatttttactttgatcataaatttttattatcaaataTAGGCCTTATTTTAAagcaaaattttttaatggaGAGTTCATTACAACAGTATAATATTGAAAACAATATAAATACATCACGTAAATTTTTGAGAGATATCCCATTAAGTTGTGGCCTTGTAGTTGATTTTGATTATTTCAAAGAATGTTTTGAGCAAAGGGGACATCATGATATGAAATTAATTGATATTCTTGAAATTCTAGATGGAACTACATATTTTCTTAATATGGAACATAAATATGTCAGTTTACATGCATCTATGTTTGGAAGTAACATAGATACTGATTATAAAGAAGATTATCATaggaaatattattatttgtttgACAAAGTAGAAGAAACAAAGAATTTCTTTACACAAAATGGAATTAAATTAAACAtacatttttatgaaataagtTTATATCATAATAAACATTACAAAACAATGGGAATGACAGAAGGTTTAATATGTGATATACAAAATATGCTgcaaaatgaagaaattgataatatatttttgtttagtGGAGATAAAGATGTAATAAATTATTGCTATAATTCTATATATCATAGAATTTCACATAAAATAAACGATACCCaagaaatatattcatttgaagaaaattatataagtaGTAGtccaaaaataatatttagtaaacctattattattttcttattttttaataatttaccATTAGAATTTACTAAAtctgaaaatataataaaaattgactttttttgttatatgtCATTTGTTCTTAAGAGTTTATTTTTCCGATACCAAAGgagaaaattaaaagaatttcaAAACGACAATGATGTTAATGaagattttataaataagaaaattgaTCATTTTAATGAGAAAATTGACGAAATAAAAGAACCTCTTTATACAATTTTAGTAGATGAATTTATTATGAGATTTAAGTTACTTAATTTtagagaagaaaaaattgatattTCACAAATTTTTTGTTCATATTTTAGTTCTAATTACTATATTTTaactaattaaaaaattaatatttttaaatagtgAATTTTTACTTCTTCATATTTCTCATCTTTGCAAAATgaaaagtgaaaaaaaacttttttttttttttttttggttttaACGTCTtatctaaaatatataatacatattttttacattctTACGAAATAAATTCTTTGAAAGTtgtataattaatatttataataataattatatgttTAAATTCAGAAAattgtatttatttatatttataattttaatttaaattttcttaaatGATATGTAGTTTTTCTGAGGTTTTATAagtgaatatatatatttgcgatgaaaagaaaagaaaatataaatagtaaaattaaaatgggtaattaaaaaaattaaagttgtgttaatgataaaaaagaaaaaaagattgTGCCTTAAGGCAATGAAAATAGATATAAtaatcaaataatttatttttgttttttatttatttatataagaagaaaaaaaaaaatattttaattttttttagttatatataattcttcAATAAATTAcaactttttaaatttattaccatttcttttaaatagttaactaaaaaatatttttaaatataaaataaaattctcttcataataaaaattaaaaataaataaacagtataaatacaaaaaatatataaaaaacataaacAGGTAGTAAAAAAGATGATGCTTTTCTGATAAACAAGTATACATCATCAAATAAACAGTggtaatgataaaaatacttaggtttataaatattcacaaataattataaaaaaacaaagaatatttttattatgaaaaaaatttagtgatttttttttaataatttacataattttataGTTTAATAAGAATTATCTTAATGATTTTTTAACAAGTTACATTGAAAAtaacttttaataataatagttaaTATAATCAtgattaatatttataataattatataaaattattcttatatttaaaaaattacatataatGGTAATATACGTAATATGGATTTAATGATGATCAAATActatatgataaaaatttttttttatgaaatactTTCTTGAAGAAATACAtactatttataaaaatagtaattgggattaattataaagtgaaataaagaaaaaaaaaaaattaaaagatacaATTTATGCACTAGAAAAATTCTTATAATTATCAGTAATTATTAAAACTAGAAAACCTGGTGACTGCTAGTTAAAAGttcaattttataaaatggccaacttaaaaaattttaaattataataatttaagaaaaaaaataatgaaatttccAAAAAGTTAAAGTATAGATTCAATTTTTTGTTAtgctattttattatttttttttttattatttatattagattctttttaaattaatctATTATCTTGAatgtaatatttataattactattttttctagcttcttttttttcctttttatatttatattagaaTATAGATGGTATTTAATGTTTAGGCTATTGTGTTTTCGAAATAAAACTaggaatttttaataattatttttatattaatgtgAATTTCCACTGTAAATTcagaaat
This genomic interval carries:
- a CDS encoding cytoadherence linked protein, putative, with translation MHFKCVSDYEYDDKNKQDVHISLDYDFPNKTMKVSPRSIIEKKIKNYVHLGYTTDESLNNASDISSDEKNRTNNYSDKNSDLEKHLFLLNKLVKEEEEFFINMEYYFIFSKFNTSYGKYLKFEKKKEMLKYMNNFIFKRLRGIEKSSLFECFIDGLLKISLFENNTFVLKIYNKKEKESNYFYFDHKFLLSNIGLILKQNFLMESSLQQYNIENNINTSRKFLRDIPLSCGLVVDFDYFKECFEQRGHHDMKLIDILEILDGTTYFLNMEHKYVSLHASMFGSNIDTDYKEDYHRKYYYLFDKVEETKNFFTQNGIKLNIHFYEISLYHNKHYKTMGMTEGLICDIQNMLQNEEIDNIFLFSGDKDVINYCYNSIYHRISHKINDTQEIYSFEENYISSSPKIIFSKPIIIFLFFNNLPLEFTKSENIIKIDFFCYMSFVLKSLFFRYQRRKLKEFQNDNDVNEDFINKKIDHFNEKIDEIKEPLYTILVDEFIMRFKLLNFREEKIDISQIFCSYFSSNYYILTN